In Ficedula albicollis isolate OC2 chromosome 19, FicAlb1.5, whole genome shotgun sequence, one DNA window encodes the following:
- the DUSP14 gene encoding dual specificity protein phosphatase 14, protein MTSRSHNSLPRTLMAPRVLSEGALGGIAQITPSLYLSRGSVASNRHLLLSRGVTCVINATIEIPNFNWPQFEYVKVPLADMPNAPISLYFDSVADKIQSVARKHGATLVHCAAGVSRSATLCIAFLMKYHKVSLLEAYSWVKARRPVIRPNVGFWRQLIDYERKLFGKSTVKMVQTPYGIIPDVYERERRPLLPYWGI, encoded by the coding sequence ATGACCTCCAGAAGCCACAACTCCCTGCCGAGAACTCTGATGGCTCCGCGCGTGCTGTCCGAAGGCGCCCTGGGGGGCATCGCCCAGATCACGCCCTCGCTGTACCTGAGCCGGGGCAGCGTCGCCTCCAACCGCCACCTGCTGCTGTCCCGCGGCGTCACCTGCGTCATCAACGCCACCATCGAGATCCCCAACTTCAACTGGCCGCAGTTCGAGTACGTCAAAGTGCCTTTGGCCGACATGCCCAACGCGCCCATCTCGCTGTACTTCGACAGCGTGGCCGACAAGATCCAGAGCGTGGCGCGCAAGCACGGCGCCACGCTGGTGCACTGCGCCGCCGGCGTCAGCCGCTCGGCCACGCTCTGCATCGCCTTCCTCATGAAGTACcacaaggtgtccctgctggaggCCTACAGCTGGGTGAAGGCGCGGCGCCCCGTCATCCGGCCCAACGTGGGCTTCTGGCGGCAGCTGATAGACTACGAGAGGAAGCTCTTTGGGAAGAGCACGGTTAAAATGGTACAGACGCCCTATGGCATCATCCCAGACGTTTACGAGAGAGAGAGGAGACCCCTGCTGCCTTACTGGGGAATTTAA